A portion of the Coturnix japonica isolate 7356 chromosome 4, Coturnix japonica 2.1, whole genome shotgun sequence genome contains these proteins:
- the LOC107313896 gene encoding multiple epidermal growth factor-like domains protein 9: MSPWSPPLLWSLATAWLTGIALGQTTTTQTRVASTPLLLSAATPQVPAAPSPTSSIAPATSAPTSPPAAGTLSAGTVTNVTTPTAAPPAVSGTNPPSPALPSTPHITALTSGTATTPHVPTAPMATSRAAPPHGTASPGVPSVAPSLSTTEPSNCSGVNVTACAPCSPGTIPSNDTWSCSCCTEGSCVDPSTCAPCPVGHYQPAMGQQQCLPCPKGSYTNTTRSIMCSPCLPGHYANELGATACSVCQKGYFSSQQNAAVCLPCLPGSFCNSTGCSLCLACPAGHEAPREAAEECLLCRAGTFKGPGDAACKPCEPGEYQLQRGQDSCDLCPENHYCPSPDVNPIKCPPDAFCPMGSTAPQYCMEVFLYKVGSSCQLTPLVIVLLALISAGAILIIFVLILRRKQAYSTKSLKSLLLPRGSEQHATYGVMEHTEPVYAGW; the protein is encoded by the exons ATGAGCCCCTGGTCCCCTCCGCTGCTCTGGAGCTTGGCCACGGCGTGGCTGACAG gtATTGCTTTAGGCCAGACAACCACCACTCAGACCCGTGTTGCATCAACCCCGCTACTCCTGAGTGCTGCTACCCCCCAAGTCCCTGCTGCACCATCCCCAACGTCTTCTATTGCCCCTGCGACCTCagcccccacatccccacctGCTGCTGGGACACTCTCAGCTGGAACAGTGACCAACGTCACCACCCCTACAGCTGCACCACCTGCTGTCTCAGGCACAAACCCTCCCtctccagctctgcccagcaccCCACACATCACCGCTCTCACCTCTGGGACTGCAACCACCCCCCACGTACCCACAGCTCCGATGGCCACATCCAGGGCCGCCCCTCCACATGGAACTGCATCTCCCGGGGTCCCATCAGTGGCCCCATCCCTCAGCACCACTGAGCCCTCAAACTGCAGCGGAGTGAACGTGACAGCGTGTGCTCCTTGCTCCCCAGGGACCATTCCCAGCAATG ACACCTGGAGCTGCTCGTGCTGCACGGAGGGCTCATGTGTGGACCCCAGCACCTGTGCTCCTTGCCCAGTGGGGCACTACCAGCCTGCgatggggcagcagcagtgcctgccGTGTCCAAAGGGGAGTTACACCAA CACTACGAGGAGCATCATGTGCTCACCCTGCCTGCCCGGCCACTATGCCAACGAGTTGGGAGCCACAGCCTGCAGCGTGTGCCAGAAAG GTTATTTTAGCTCCcagcaaaatgcagctgtttgtCTGCCTTGCCTGCCTGGATCGTTCTGCAA CTCCACCGGCTGCTCGCTGTGTCTGGCCTGTCCTGCTGGGCATGAGGCTCCACGTGAGGCTGCTGAGGAGTGTTTGCTGTGCCGGGCAG GTACATTCAAAGGTCCGGGTGATGCCGCCTGCAAGCCCTGCGAGCCAGGGGAATACCAGCTGCAGCGGGGCCAGGACAGCTGCGACCTGTGCCCAGAGAACCACTACTGTCCT AGCCCAGATGTGAACCCAATCAAGTGCCCTCCCGATGCCTTCTGCCccatgggcagcacagcaccccaGTACTGCATGGAGGTCTTCCTGTACAAGGtgggcagctcctgccagctgaCACCGCTGGTGATCGTCCTCCTGGCCCTCATCTCAGCAG GTGCGATTCTTATCATCTTCGTACTAATcctgagaagaaagcaagcataCAGCACAAAGTCATTGAAGTCCCTGCTGC